The Leucobacter viscericola genome includes a window with the following:
- a CDS encoding diacylglycerol/lipid kinase family protein, with the protein MPEATSQPQPVVAVVYQPFKTDLDQLRAAVAQGEQESGWAAARWYETAEDDAGVGATKQAVEDGASVVIASGGDGTIRAVAEALRGTGVPLTIVPQGTGNLLARNLGVPLTKVSEAVQAAFSGVNRKIDLGILTIVREDDSESDHVFLVLAGMGLDARAISATRSTLKRRVGWLAYVDAGVRTILTDKPLQIHFSVDGSEVKPLSVYTVMIGNCGLMPGGVLLIPDAKLDDGRLDVVALKPLGAFSWLRIWNKIGWENGVLRKTKTGRKIIDLVHDTRNVSYVQATNYALSVTKPEPIQLDGDDFGLALAVNGRVDPGSLVVRVLPDWKA; encoded by the coding sequence ATGCCCGAAGCCACCTCGCAACCGCAGCCAGTCGTCGCCGTTGTGTATCAACCGTTCAAAACAGATCTCGACCAGTTGCGCGCAGCTGTCGCCCAGGGCGAGCAAGAGTCGGGGTGGGCCGCAGCTCGCTGGTACGAAACAGCTGAAGACGATGCCGGGGTGGGCGCCACAAAACAGGCCGTGGAGGATGGCGCGAGCGTTGTGATCGCAAGCGGCGGCGACGGCACGATCCGCGCGGTAGCGGAGGCGTTGCGGGGCACAGGGGTTCCGCTCACCATCGTTCCGCAGGGCACCGGCAATCTTCTCGCTCGTAATCTCGGCGTTCCCCTCACCAAGGTCAGTGAAGCAGTGCAGGCCGCCTTCAGTGGCGTCAACCGCAAGATTGATCTCGGGATCCTCACCATCGTGCGCGAAGACGATTCAGAAAGCGACCACGTATTTCTCGTGCTCGCGGGAATGGGCCTCGACGCACGCGCGATCTCTGCAACCAGGTCGACGCTCAAGAGGCGTGTCGGCTGGCTCGCCTACGTCGATGCTGGGGTGCGCACGATCCTGACCGATAAGCCCCTGCAGATTCACTTCTCGGTCGACGGCTCCGAGGTGAAGCCGCTTTCGGTGTACACGGTCATGATCGGCAACTGCGGGCTGATGCCGGGTGGCGTGCTGCTGATCCCGGACGCGAAGCTCGATGACGGTCGACTCGACGTTGTGGCACTCAAACCGCTCGGCGCGTTTTCGTGGCTGCGCATCTGGAACAAGATTGGCTGGGAAAACGGAGTTCTGCGCAAGACGAAGACCGGTCGCAAGATTATCGACCTCGTGCACGACACCCGCAATGTCAGCTATGTGCAGGCGACCAATTACGCGCTCTCGGTCACCAAACCAGAACCGATCCAGTTAGACGGAGACGACTTTGGGCTCGCCCTCGCGGTAAACGGACGGGTGGATCCCGGATCGCTTGTCGTGCGAGTGCTGCCCGACTGGAAGGCCTAG
- the serS gene encoding serine--tRNA ligase, with the protein MIDPVLLRNDPESVKRSQRARGNSEAVVDEALAADASRRAALTEFESLRAEQNEFGKQVKSAPKEEKQALIAQAQQLAAGVKAAEARAKEADAAFDAIAARIENIVIDGVPSGGEENFVTLREVGERSSFDFEPRDHLELGELLGAIDMERGAKVSGARFYFLRGVGARLEIALMNMALDRAMQHGFTPLITPTLVKPEIMNGTGFLGEHASEVYHLPEQDLYLTGTSEVALAGYHASEILDLEDGAIRYAGWSTCYRSEAGSHGKDTRGILRVHQFNKLEMFVYTDPADAEAEHERLVSYQEEMLQELGLHYRVIDVAAGDLGSSAARKFDIEAWVPTQGTYRELTSTSNCTSYQARRLSTRFRTESGKTAPVATLNGTLATTRWLVAILETHQQADGSVVVPEALRPYLGGLEVLTPLDTAARKKG; encoded by the coding sequence GTGATCGATCCAGTACTCCTCCGCAACGATCCCGAGTCCGTCAAGCGTTCGCAGCGCGCCCGAGGCAACAGCGAGGCGGTGGTGGATGAAGCGCTCGCCGCAGACGCTTCGCGCCGTGCCGCGCTGACCGAGTTTGAGTCGCTGCGCGCCGAGCAGAATGAGTTCGGCAAGCAGGTGAAGTCAGCGCCGAAGGAAGAGAAGCAGGCCCTGATCGCGCAGGCGCAGCAGCTCGCCGCCGGTGTGAAGGCTGCCGAGGCCCGCGCGAAAGAAGCGGACGCCGCGTTTGACGCCATTGCTGCCCGTATCGAGAACATCGTGATCGACGGTGTGCCGAGCGGCGGCGAAGAGAACTTTGTGACGCTGCGCGAGGTTGGCGAACGTTCAAGCTTCGATTTTGAACCGCGAGACCACCTGGAACTGGGTGAGCTGCTGGGTGCCATCGACATGGAGCGCGGCGCGAAGGTGTCGGGTGCTCGCTTTTACTTCTTGCGTGGCGTCGGCGCACGGCTCGAAATTGCGCTCATGAACATGGCTCTGGATCGGGCGATGCAGCACGGCTTCACCCCGCTCATCACGCCGACACTCGTGAAGCCCGAGATTATGAACGGCACGGGTTTCTTGGGCGAACACGCCTCCGAGGTGTACCACCTGCCCGAGCAAGACCTCTACCTCACCGGTACAAGCGAGGTCGCGCTTGCCGGGTATCACGCGAGCGAGATCCTCGACCTCGAAGACGGTGCCATTCGCTACGCCGGATGGTCGACCTGTTACCGCAGCGAGGCTGGTTCGCACGGTAAGGATACGCGCGGCATCTTGCGCGTGCACCAGTTCAACAAACTCGAGATGTTTGTGTACACCGACCCCGCCGACGCCGAGGCTGAGCACGAACGTCTCGTCTCGTACCAGGAGGAGATGCTGCAGGAGCTCGGCCTGCACTACCGTGTGATCGACGTGGCTGCGGGGGATCTCGGATCCAGTGCGGCTCGCAAGTTCGACATCGAGGCATGGGTTCCGACCCAGGGCACCTACCGCGAGCTCACCTCGACGAGTAACTGCACGAGTTACCAGGCCCGGCGCCTGTCGACCCGCTTCCGCACTGAGAGCGGCAAGACCGCTCCGGTTGCCACGCTCAACGGCACACTTGCCACGACCCGGTGGCTTGTGGCGATCCTCGAGACGCACCAGCAAGCGGACGGCAGCGTCGTTGTTCCCGAGGCGCTGCGCCCGTACCTCGGTGGACTTGAAGTACTGACCCCACTCGACACTGCTGCGCGCAAGAAAGGGTAG
- a CDS encoding HAD family hydrolase: protein MLAKVSDPERHLIALDLDGTVLNHSGPGAGDDPLSGAIDPGLSDAIRTLHETGHEVVIATGRSVDATLPIVEKLRIRPQWVIACNGAVTLKRDPLAHRAYRREYVEAFDPTDALLKIRTQLATARYAVELADGGILYTEVIPTGTLPAEQKQVPFEELLGVQASRVVVVSPDHRFEEFVGAVESLGLTHVSYAVGSTSWLDIAPDGVTKASALETVASKLGIDHSRVFAAGDGRNDIDMLQWAARFGDSVAMGQADPEVQAAAGRVTGTIDEGGLLTALRDRFPILL from the coding sequence ATGCTGGCTAAAGTTTCGGATCCTGAGCGCCACCTCATCGCACTCGACCTCGACGGCACCGTGCTGAACCACTCGGGGCCGGGCGCCGGCGACGATCCGCTCTCGGGCGCCATCGATCCCGGTCTGAGCGATGCGATTCGGACGCTGCACGAAACCGGGCACGAGGTTGTCATCGCGACCGGTCGCTCTGTCGATGCGACACTGCCGATCGTGGAGAAACTGAGGATTCGGCCGCAGTGGGTTATCGCCTGCAACGGTGCCGTGACCCTAAAGCGTGATCCGCTCGCTCACCGCGCTTACCGGCGCGAATACGTCGAGGCGTTTGACCCCACCGATGCGCTGCTCAAGATTCGCACGCAGCTCGCGACGGCTCGATACGCGGTAGAACTCGCCGACGGCGGGATTCTCTACACTGAGGTGATTCCAACGGGCACACTCCCGGCCGAGCAGAAGCAGGTTCCGTTCGAGGAGCTGCTCGGGGTGCAGGCGTCGCGAGTGGTTGTGGTCTCACCAGACCACCGCTTCGAAGAGTTCGTCGGTGCCGTTGAGTCGCTCGGTCTGACTCACGTGTCGTACGCGGTTGGAAGCACCTCTTGGCTTGATATTGCCCCCGACGGGGTGACCAAAGCGAGCGCGCTCGAGACGGTTGCGTCGAAGCTTGGAATCGACCACTCACGTGTGTTCGCGGCGGGCGACGGCCGCAACGACATCGACATGCTGCAGTGGGCCGCCCGCTTCGGTGACTCTGTGGCGATGGGCCAGGCTGATCCTGAGGTGCAGGCTGCCGCCGGGCGCGTGACGGGGACCATCGACGAGGGCGGCCTGCTGACCGCTCTGCGCGATCGTTTTCCGATCCTGCTGTAG
- a CDS encoding nucleotide pyrophosphohydrolase → MSDPNEATFRDLESIRDALRVFNSEREWGQFHSHRNLVLALAGEVGELAATVQWIPDSEIEVALTSPKLRRNFEDELADCLAYVVQIADRADVDLSAAFERKLRLNGDKYPIERSRGNAVKYSDFED, encoded by the coding sequence ATGTCTGATCCCAATGAGGCAACCTTTAGAGACTTGGAGTCCATTCGTGACGCTTTGAGGGTTTTCAATAGCGAGCGCGAGTGGGGACAGTTCCATTCACATCGAAACCTGGTCCTCGCTCTCGCGGGTGAGGTGGGTGAGCTTGCAGCGACCGTGCAGTGGATTCCAGATTCCGAAATTGAAGTAGCACTCACGAGCCCGAAGCTTCGGCGTAACTTCGAAGATGAACTCGCAGATTGTCTCGCCTACGTAGTCCAGATCGCCGATCGAGCCGATGTCGATCTTTCCGCAGCCTTCGAGCGCAAGCTGCGACTGAATGGGGACAAATATCCAATCGAGCGTTCGCGAGGCAACGCAGTCAAATACTCGGATTTTGAGGATTGA
- a CDS encoding Tex family protein translates to MVTSETRTTAAPTAPSIEHQIATELGVRHEQVQATIALLDGGSTVPFIARYRKEATGGLDDIQLRTLEERLRYLRELAERRITILEAIREQGKLTPELTAQINLAESKARLEDIYLPYKTKRRTRAQIAREAGLEPLADALLSDPTLEPAVAAQQYVDAEKEVPDTTSALDGARNILTERFGEDADLIGRLRDKLWAEGRMVSAVKKGAAEKGAKFADYFEFSEAISKMPSHRILALFRGASEEVLTLSVDPEPSDAAESSASGRVISPYEMAIATTFGISDQGRAADAWLLEAVRVSWRGRILVRLELDVRSKLREQAEEAAITVFASNLRDLLLAAPAGERTTLGLDPGLRTGTKVAVVDATGKVLAHDTIYPHAPHNKWQESLVKLDALVTAHNVELVAIGNGTASRETDALAAELVALVARDPARKLTKVMVSEAGASVYSASAFASQELPGLDVSIRGAVSIARRLQDPLAELVKIDPKSIGVGQYQHDLPDIALSRALDAVVEDCVNGVGVDLNTASAPLLTRVSGIGSGLAESIVLHRDLNGPFDSRAALKKVPRLGPKAFELCAGFLRIRGGKNPLDASGVHPESYALVDQLAKSTASDVPGLIGNTQVLSRVRPAEFVSESFGLPTITDVLAELEKPGRDPRPSFATATFAAGVNTVSDLRPGMILEGVVTNVAAFGAFVDVGVHQDGLIHISALSDRFISNPRDVVKPGDVVRAKVLEVDVPRKRISLTLRLTDEVPSGGARNGGGAAGGRPQGSQRSQGAKGRQQGQKSDQRPAARKPAPTNTAMADALRAAGLG, encoded by the coding sequence GTGGTGACTTCTGAAACACGCACCACCGCAGCCCCCACCGCTCCGTCCATAGAACACCAGATCGCCACCGAACTTGGTGTGCGACATGAGCAGGTGCAGGCAACAATCGCACTTCTCGATGGCGGATCAACCGTGCCGTTTATCGCGCGCTATCGCAAGGAAGCGACGGGTGGTCTCGACGACATCCAACTGCGCACCCTCGAAGAGCGACTGCGGTACCTGCGGGAGCTGGCCGAGCGACGGATCACCATTCTCGAAGCGATTCGGGAACAGGGCAAGCTCACTCCCGAGCTCACCGCCCAGATCAACCTCGCAGAGTCGAAGGCGCGCCTCGAAGACATCTACCTTCCCTACAAAACCAAGCGCCGCACGCGGGCCCAGATCGCGCGCGAGGCGGGCCTTGAGCCGCTCGCCGACGCCTTGCTGAGTGATCCGACGCTGGAGCCCGCAGTCGCGGCGCAGCAGTACGTGGACGCCGAGAAGGAGGTGCCCGACACCACCAGCGCGCTCGACGGCGCCCGCAACATTCTTACCGAGCGCTTTGGCGAAGACGCCGACCTGATTGGGCGCCTGCGCGACAAGCTGTGGGCTGAGGGGCGCATGGTGTCGGCAGTGAAGAAGGGTGCCGCGGAGAAGGGCGCGAAGTTCGCCGACTACTTCGAGTTCTCCGAGGCAATTTCTAAGATGCCCTCCCACCGCATCCTGGCGCTCTTCCGCGGAGCGAGCGAAGAGGTACTGACACTCTCGGTTGACCCCGAGCCGTCGGATGCTGCCGAGTCCAGCGCGAGCGGCCGCGTCATCTCCCCCTACGAGATGGCGATTGCTACCACCTTCGGCATCAGTGACCAGGGTCGTGCCGCTGACGCATGGCTGCTGGAAGCGGTGCGAGTCAGCTGGCGCGGACGCATTCTCGTGCGCCTCGAGCTTGATGTTCGCTCGAAGCTGCGCGAACAGGCAGAAGAGGCCGCGATCACGGTGTTCGCTTCGAACCTACGGGACCTGCTGCTCGCGGCCCCCGCGGGTGAGCGCACCACGCTGGGCCTTGATCCCGGTCTGCGCACGGGCACCAAGGTCGCGGTCGTCGATGCCACCGGCAAGGTACTCGCGCACGACACGATCTACCCGCACGCTCCGCACAACAAGTGGCAGGAGTCGCTCGTCAAGCTCGACGCACTGGTGACAGCGCACAACGTTGAGCTGGTCGCGATCGGCAACGGCACGGCGTCGCGCGAGACCGATGCACTTGCGGCAGAACTCGTCGCGCTCGTGGCGCGGGATCCTGCCCGCAAGCTCACAAAGGTCATGGTCTCTGAGGCTGGCGCCTCCGTCTACTCGGCCTCGGCGTTCGCATCGCAAGAGCTGCCCGGGCTCGACGTCTCGATTCGCGGAGCGGTGTCGATCGCGCGCAGGCTGCAGGATCCTCTCGCCGAACTCGTGAAGATTGATCCCAAGTCGATCGGTGTGGGCCAGTATCAGCACGACCTTCCCGACATCGCGCTCTCGCGAGCACTGGATGCCGTGGTTGAGGACTGTGTGAACGGTGTGGGTGTCGACCTGAACACGGCGTCGGCTCCCCTGCTCACGCGGGTGTCTGGTATCGGATCAGGACTCGCCGAAAGCATCGTGCTGCACCGCGACCTCAACGGCCCCTTTGATTCTCGCGCCGCCCTCAAAAAGGTGCCCCGCTTGGGCCCGAAGGCCTTCGAGCTCTGCGCCGGGTTCTTGCGCATCCGCGGCGGCAAGAACCCACTCGATGCCTCGGGTGTGCACCCCGAAAGTTACGCGCTCGTCGACCAGCTCGCGAAGTCGACCGCCTCAGACGTGCCCGGTCTCATCGGCAACACCCAGGTGCTTTCGCGAGTGCGTCCGGCCGAGTTTGTGAGCGAGTCCTTTGGTCTGCCCACGATCACCGATGTGCTCGCGGAGCTTGAGAAGCCGGGGCGGGATCCCCGCCCCTCATTCGCGACCGCAACCTTCGCCGCAGGCGTCAACACCGTGTCTGACCTGCGCCCCGGCATGATTCTTGAGGGAGTTGTCACCAACGTCGCCGCGTTTGGTGCCTTTGTTGACGTGGGAGTGCACCAAGATGGACTCATCCACATCTCGGCGCTCAGCGACCGATTCATCTCGAACCCGCGCGATGTCGTGAAGCCCGGCGACGTGGTGCGCGCGAAGGTGCTGGAAGTCGATGTGCCGCGCAAGCGCATCTCGCTCACCCTCAGGCTTACTGACGAGGTGCCCTCAGGCGGCGCCCGGAACGGCGGTGGTGCCGCAGGCGGTCGCCCCCAGGGATCTCAGCGTTCCCAAGGAGCAAAGGGCCGGCAGCAGGGCCAGAAGTCGGATCAGCGCCCCGCAGCCCGCAAGCCCGCCCCCACCAACACCGCGATGGCAGACGCTCTGCGGGCCGCGGGCCTGGGGTAG